The genomic DNA ATCCCCGTTAGCCCCATCAGCTCCGTTATCCCCGTTAGCCCCATCAGCTCCGTTAGCTCCGTTATCCCTGTTAGCCCCATCAGCTCCGTTATCCCCGTTAGCCCCATCAGCTCCGTTATCCCCGTTAGCCCCATCAGCTCCGTTAGCTCCATTATCCCCATTAGCCCCAGCACCTCCGTTAGCTCCGTTATCCCCGTTAGCCCCATCAGATCCGTTAGCTCCATTATCCCCGTTAGCCCCATCAGCTCCTTTAGCTCCATTATCCCCGTTAGCCCCATCAGCTCCGTTAGCTCCGTTATCCCTGTTAGCCCCATCAGCTCCGTTATCCCCGTTAGCCCCATCAGCTCCGTTAGCTCCGTTATCCCCATTTGCCCCATAAGCTCCGTTAGCTCCATTATCCCGTTAGCCCCATCAGCTCCGTTAACTCCATTATCCCCGTTAGCCCCATCAGCTCCGTTAGCTCCGTTATCCCCATCAGCTCCGTTAGCTCCATTATCCCCGTTATCCCCATCAGCTCCGTTATCCCCGTTAGCCCCATCAGCTCTGTTAGCTCCATTATCCCCGTTAGCCCCATCAGCTCCGTTAGCTCCATTATCTCCGTTATCCCCATCAGCTCCGTTAGCTCCGTTATCCCTGTTAGCCCCATCAGCTCCGTTATCCCCGTTATCCCCATCAGCTCCGTTATCCCCGTTATCCCCATCAGCTCCGTTATCCCTGTTAGTTCCGTTATCCCCGTTAGCCCCATCAGCTCCGTTAGCTCCATTATCCCCGTTAGCCCCATCAGCTCCGTTAGCTCCATTATCCCCGTTAGCCCCATCAGCTCCTTTATCCCCGTTATCCCCATCAGCTCCGTTAGCTCCATTATCCCTGTTAGTTCCGTTACCCCCGTTAGCTCCGTTAGTTCCGTTATCCCCGTTAACCCCATCAGCTCCGTTATCCCCGTTAGCCCCATCAGCTCCGTTATCCCCGTTAGCCCCATCAGCTCCGTTATCCCCGTTAGCTCCGTTATCCCTGTTAGTTCCGTTATCCCCATTAGCCCCATCAGCTCCGTTAGCCCCGTTATGCCTGTTAGCTCCGTTATTTATTAAAGTCTGCCGGAGAGTGTACAGTCTGGTTTTAGCACCCCTCGAATTGAGAGGATTTCAGCAGTCAATACACAAAACTAATGTAGTAATAACAGGAATGACCTGGGGGCTTGGGCTGTCAGAGTCACTGGGTTAGTGACTGGGCTATGTTCCAAGACAGCTGCTGTGGTCCTCAGTCGCTTGGCTGTATCTTTATCCCTGTTAGCTCCGTTATCCCCGTTATCCCCATCAGCTCCGTTAGCTCCGTTAGCTCCGTTAGCCCCATCAGCTCCGTTATCTCCATTATCCCCGTTAGCCCCATCAGCTCCGTTATCCCCGTTAGCCCCATCAGCTCCGTTATCCCCGTTAGCCCCATCAGCTCCGTTATCCCCGTTAACCTCCTCAACACCATTAGCTCCGTTATCTCCGTTAGCCCCAGCACCTCCGTTAGCTCCGTTATCCCTGTTAGCCCCATCAGCTCCGTTATCCCCATTAGCCCCATCAGCTCCGTTAGCTCCGTTATCCCCGTTAGCCCCATCAGCTCCGTTAGCTCCATTATCCCCGTTAGCCCCATCAGCCGTTATCCCCATTAGCCCCATCAGCTCCGTTAGCTCCATTATCCCCGTTAGCCCCATCAGCTCCGTTATCCCCGTTAGCCCCATCAGCTCCGTTAGCTCCGTTATCCCCCCGTTAGCCCCATCAGCTCCGTTATCTCCATTATCCCCGTTAGCTCCGTTATCCCCATTAGCCCCATCAGCTCTGTTATCTCAGGAATGACCTGGGGGCTTGGGCTGTCAGAGTCACTGGGTTCGTGACTGGGCTTTGTTCCAAGACAGTCGCTGTGGTCCTCAGTCGCTTGGCTGTATTTGTCTTCATTTGACCAATCCAATTGCTTTCAAAACCGGTGGAAATAGCCACGTTCACTGTGGCACAGTATGTTTTCATTTAAGAAATGGCAATTCATGTAATTAACCTTCCATTGTTACACTCATCAGCAGTACGTTTTATGGTCCCCCACGATGAAATTGAGAAGGGGACTATGAATCTGTCTCCGTACATTTGTTCATGTGTATGTCACACGATATCTCAGACACCACTGGGTGAATGATGCCTCATTCATGGGGGATGACATGTAAACGATTGCCTTGTTTGTTCGTTATATTTGACAGGACCCCGCTGTCCGTATTGATCACTGATGCTGATTAGACTGACTCTAATATTAAAGTGTAGGTATTTGATTAGACTGTCTGTAATATCATAGTGCTGATTAAAGTGTAGGTATTTGATTAGACTGACTGTAATATCATAGTGCTGATTAAAGTGTAGGTATTTGATTAGACTGTCTGTAATATCATAGTGCTGATTAAAGTGTAGGTATTTGATTAGACTGTCTGTAATATCATAGTGCTGATTAAAGTGTAGGTATTTGATTAGACTGTCTGTAATATCATAGTGCTGATTACAGTGTAGGTATTTGATTAGACTGTCTGTAATATCATAGTGCTGATTAAAGTGTAGGTATTTGATTAGACTGTCTGTAATATCATAGTGCTGATTAAAGTGTAGGTATTTGATTAGACTGTCTGTAATATCATAGTGCTGATTAAAGTGTAGGTATTTGATTAGACTGTCTGTAATATCATAGTGCTGATTAAAGTGTAGGTATTTGATTAGACTGTCTGTAATATCATAGTGCTGATTAAAGTGTAGGTATTTGATTAGACTGTCTGTAATATCATAGTGCTGATTAAAGTGTAGGTATTTGATTAGACTGTCTGTAATATCATAGTGCTGATTAAAGTGTAGGTATTTGATTAGACTGTCTGTAATATCATAGTGCTGATTAAAGTGTAGGTATTTGATTagactgtctgtctccttcctgacTCCATCAAGGTCAATGGAACGGAAGCTTCTCTCTTGTAACTAAGGCCGGTTCTCTTGTAACCAAGGGGCGATTTACCCTATACCTGGACTAAAACTCACTTCAAATGGAGAATGTCCATGGGGTTTGCTTTGTCTGTCCAGGACTAGGCTTTATCTGTGCCTGGGAAACTGGTCCTAAGTCCTAAGAGTTTTCGAAAAATAGCCTCTTTATAAACATCACCcaactatttttttattttacttatgTTGGCTACTATGCTACTAGCCAACCAGGCCTAAATACTACTAGCCAACCAGTCTTGGTTATATAAAGTGTTAGTCATGCAGGTAACCACTACAAAGGCTTCATGTCTcagagggagagaccagacacactgcttcatgtctcagagagagaccagacacacggcttcatgtctcagagagagaccagacacacagcttcatgtctcagagagagagaccagacacacagcttcatgcttcatgtctcagagagagagaccagacacacagcttcatgtctcagagagagaccagacacacagcttcatgtctcagagagagagaccagacacacagctTCATGTCTCAGAGGGCGAGACCAGACACACGGCttcatgtctcagagagagaccagacacacggcttcatgtctcagagagagagaccagacacacggcttcatatctcagaggagagagacacacacggcttcatgtctcagagagagagaccagacacacggcttcatgtctcagagagagagaccagacacacggcttcatgtctcagagagagagaccagacaccgGCTTCATGTCtcagtgagagagaccagacacacggcttcatgtctcagagagagaccagacacacggcTTTGACCAGACACAGCTtcatgagagagaccagacatcaTGTCTCAGAGAGGGACCAGACACACAGCttcatgtctcagagagagagaccagacacacagcttcatgtctcagagagagagaccagacacacagcttcatgtctcatgtctcagagagagagaccagacacacggcttcatgtctcagagagagaccagacacagaccagaccGGACCACGGCTTCATG from Oncorhynchus keta strain PuntledgeMale-10-30-2019 unplaced genomic scaffold, Oket_V2 Un_contig_7814_pilon_pilon, whole genome shotgun sequence includes the following:
- the LOC127926571 gene encoding PE-PGRS family protein PE_PGRS5-like codes for the protein ADGANGDNGANGDNGDNGADGANGGITELTELMGLTGITELMGLTGIMELTELMGLMGITADGANGDNGANGADGANGDNGANGADGANGDNGADGANRDNGANGGAGANGDNGANGVEEVNGDNGADGANGDNGADGANGDNGADGANGDNGDNGADGANGANGANGADGDNGDNGANRDKDTAKRLRTTAAVLEHSPVTNPVTLTAQAPRGAKTRLYTLRQTLINNGANRHNGANGADGANGDNGTNRDNGANGDNGADGANGDNGADGANGDNGADGVNGDNGTNGANGGNGTNRDNGANGADGDNGDKGADGANGDNGANGADGANGDNGANGADGANGDNGTNRDNGADGDNGDNGADGDNGDNGADGANRDNGANGADGDNGDNGANGADGANGDNGANRADGANGDNGADGDNGDNGANGADGDNGANGADGANGDNGVNGADGANGIMELTELMGDNGANGADGANGDNGAKGADGANGDNGANGSDGANGDNGANGGAGANGDNGANGADGANGDNGADGANGDNGADGANRDNGANGADGANGDNGADGANGDNGADGANRDNGANGADGDNGDNGANGADGANGDNGANRADGANGDNGADGDNRDNGANGLMGITELTELMGLTGIMEDNGANGADGDNGDNGAKGADGANGANGSDGANGDNGANGGAGANGDNGANGADGANGDNGLMGLTGIMELTELMGLTGITELTELMGLMGITELMGLTGITELTEVLGLTEITELMVLRRLMAITELMGLTGITELMGLTGITELMGLTGITELMGLTGIMEITELMGLTELTELTELMGITGITELTGIKIQPSD